The following DNA comes from Ochotona princeps isolate mOchPri1 chromosome 8, mOchPri1.hap1, whole genome shotgun sequence.
ttttaagattAGCTAATGTattcaggcctggcgtggtagcctagtggtctaagtccttgccttgcatcctccaggaccccatatgctcgcctgttcatgtcctagcagccctgcttcccatcaagctccctgtcctgcctgtgcctggtaaagcagttgaggacatcccaaagccttggcaccctgtacccatgtgggagacacaaactCCAGGTTATGGATTGGCTCTACTCCAGCCATTATacccactttggaagtgaatcaatgcacagacctttctctctgtgtatcttatgttccaattaaaataaataaatcttaaaaagatctaAAGAAATATTAAAGAGCTGTTTTTGTTCTTAGCTTAGTAGCTATAAAAGTAATTATGGAACAGTTACTTACATTGCCTTCAAATTAGACTAAATGCACAACTACAACACATTATGGAGAATGAGGtgctatattaaaaacaaaaaacttaccATTTGTGGATCATTGGACCGGCTTACCCAACCAGATATCAACTTCAAAGTTTCTCTTTTTACTGTTCGCATACTTCTAATCAATGGTTGCTTTGTAACCATTTCACCTGAAACATAATCAAGAAAATAAACTCTAACCAGCCTAATAAAATCCCCAGCGACACTTAAACCATTTACTACCATAAATTTAAAGCCAAGgatataaaatgtttaaaggaTGGCTATGGCTATTTTAAAACCAAAAAGTCATCTAGTACGTGAGAAAACTGAAAGTAAGTAAGTTTGTACATTTACAGCACcttgtaaaaattcaaaataacctACCATTAGCCTGAATTGCTGCAGAAATATTTTCACTGAGGCACTTGTATACATTAAGCATATCTAAGTAAATTCTCCCAAGCTGTATTACAAAAGGGTGTCCAACAGCTTTACAAGCTCTCACATTTGTTTTCAATATGCTACCAAGCTGTTTGACTGTTTCAGGGTCTTTCAATATATCCACATTctgcaaagacaaaaacaaacagcaTCACATTACAATGATGGGTGTGAGTCCTCAACTGAAACCCAACAAATAGCATTCTGACTCAAAACCTTACAGTCCTACAAGCAAAAACTTGCAGATTTATTACCACATCAAACCAAAGAACGGAGTAAAACaccctgtttattttttaagatttatttttataagaaatgctaatttagagaaaaggaaagagtacagggtcccaaggacttgagctataaCCTGCtgcagaagtgtagcagccacaacatgaactgatgcccatatggcattctgcTGCTCAAAGGCAGAGGACTGGTCTGGTCAACCACAGTGCCATCCGCTTGCCATTTTcatataaaaagttaaaaatacttAGAAGGAATGTTGAGCATTACACTCTGCTATGGGTTGCATGCATCTTGTATCAGAATAacaggcttgagtcctggctcattCATTCCGATTCCCCTGTTTGCTAACACACACAAATAGGCACCAGGAGTTACGCACTGCATTGCCTGCCACAGGAGGAAGACTGAGGTCCTGTTTCTACTGTACCTGGTCAACCAAGCCTTCGATGCTGCAGAGTGAGTCACACATGGAATTTTTCTGCCTGTATGCCTGTCTCTGCTTTCTAGTAAGCATCAATTAAAAAATTATGGGGCCAGTACACTCTAATCCTCCACTCTCTGGTGGCAGCACCCTATATGGGATGTCCAGCTACTATTACTTCTGGTCTATTTATCTGCTTATGGCCTCAAAAACTAGCAGAAGACTGCCAACGTTGTTAGGGCtccgcacccacatgagatccagaTGATGCTaatgtctcctggtttcagatcatctcagctctggacaGTCCAGCCATCTAGGAACTGAATGGAagacctgtctgtctctctgctgtgTAAAGCCTACTTCtcagataaaaagaaatcttttctaaaaCTGGTTATATACCAGGGATATGAATATACAGTGCATTTCAAAAGCCTGAACATCATTATTGCAAATAGTCTTAACTCTATTAGAACTCAAATAACTAACAATGTCAAACTTACTTTGGTTGCTTGTTGGATTATACTATCCCACACTTGATTAGGAAGTAGCATATATTTTTCAATCAGATGTTCTTGAACTGTTTGGTCTGTTTGTGCACCAATCATATAGCCCACAGCTTCATAAAACGTATGAACCTATTTAAAAGTTGAAAGCCCTTAGTTTACATATcttataaagaaaatttaaaaatgcattgaatCTAGTTATACTACACCATTTGGCCATCTAATAAACCAACTACAAAATTTGTTTCCTACGAAAGTCAATTATTTGAAATCAATGTaaatgttaagattttatttctattatgaTCGTATGGGCTCCGCAcaataacctagtagctaaaattcTAGCTCGCCAgatcctctatgggcactggtttgtatcccgttTGTTCCATtacgcatccagctccctgcttgtggccagggaaggcagcagagaatagctGAAAGCCATGGGaacgtgcacccatgtggaaaacccacaagaggctcctggctttggatcggctcagttctggccactgtggccacttgggagtgaatgagcaggcagatctttctctctgaaaagatGCCTTTCCggaaaaacaaattttacaaaataaatattttattgaagctACGGTCACTTTCTACAAAATCCCTACTATTTTTCATACCTGTTGAGGTTGAAGATCACAAATTATAGTATTAATGTTATTCAAAATTTCATCAATAAATGGCATTACTTCTCCAACCTGGACCTGAACGAAATGCCTGCGGCATTTTTGAGCTATTTTAATGAAAGTATCACAAGCCATGTCTTGAACTCCATCATGGGTCTCTAACAAgataaaaagatgcatttatattactaaattaaaaataacaataaaaaaaaatgatttgagcATATTGAGACTTACCATGCATGAACTCAAACAGTTTGTTAACGACAGTCTTCAAAAATTTCCAGTGAGCTCTCAAAAACCTTGGATATTGACCTACTATGTACATGATATTTGATGCAATAATAGCTTTattgtctttccctcttttctgTTCACATAATCCTAATAGGTCCTGTAAAATGGTAAAATGTGACAGGTTTAAGTAATTTATCTAAAAGTTACCTAATGATTCCAGTACATATTCCTTGCTTACCTTTATAACAGTAACAAGAAATCGTTTTTCATCCTCTTCATGCATTGCTCCACTAATAGAGCCTATTGCCCAACacaatgtatttaaatttttccaTGACCATTCTGTCCCGTTCACTTGATTGTGAAGCTTTTCAGTCATTATTCTTTCTGTATCTACATAATCCAGATGAGTAAGATAAActgcaaggaaaaaaatcttgtatGTCTCAATTACAAAGCACAATGAGCAGACTTTTTACATCCACCTAATAAACAGGCTCACTAACTTACCTAATGTTTCTCTCATATTCTTATACAAATTTATGGAATCTGTATCCTTCATGAATTCTCTCACAACTTCTCCCTGATCATTTTCTACAACCAATACTTCCTCTGGTTTTGCCATACGACTGACCATCAATAAACGAACCTACGCAATAAGAAATCAATCAAGAAAGATGTTAGCTGCATGCTGTTAGCATAGTAAAAGTACAAATACAGTGTGGAAACAAGACTGGTACACACGAAACTAACACATCGCTGCATGAGTTACAAAACACCTAATGGTATTGTTCGAACACATTTTAATGTCaaacagaacaagaaaaatgGCAACAGTTTCTCTCCGAGATTTGGATTCAGCAAAACAGTAAAAGGTCAATGAATGTGCATGTCTAACAAAAATGCTGATGCTGGGAAAAACTATTTTGAGGTTTTACTTTTCATCCTTCATGCACACGTTTTTGGAACCTTTTGCATAATTACTAATTTAGACAAATTAGCCAAGGATTGCATTAAGTATCTGCATTTAGCTCTTAAAACTAGAAAACTAGGGTAAGCATCAAGAAGAGCACTTACCTTGGATAATACAGGCAGATACAATTGTCTCCTTGGAGGAACATCAAAATGTTGACTTCCTGATAGCAATGGAGAAGCAGATGTAGAGAACGGGCTCTCTCGATAGAGTTCAGCCGCCAAGTGATTCCAATATTCAAGACAAATCttaaagatttctgtttcttctacTTCTGATACCAACAACATGTAATGAAGGGCCTATACATTAAGATCAAAATGTTAACACAAGTCTTATTAGCCAGTCTTAAAACTACCTATCACTTGTGACTTTCACTGGAAACTCATGGTTCACATCATTTTATCACTGATTTCATAACACATTACCCAGTTCACTGAACTCTAAATGAATGACACCTCTTCTGCCATGTGCCATACTTCACAAACCTCTTAAAAACACATACTGTTTATAAAATGCCTTTGGTGATAGTAAAGTATAAAACAATGGAAATGTCCACAAAGATACAGAATGTTATGCTCATATGAACTCTAATAAGCTAAGAATCATCTAATGATTCTAATAATCATCTAATGAACTCTAGTCATCTAAGACTAAGAGATTTTGAAAACACTGTACTGACAGTAGTCATACACAAAGGTCACTAATTTATTCAAAATACTGAATAAACAGAACAGGCAGTCCACTAGCAAAAAACCAAGTGAATGGTTTACAGTGACTAAGAGAAACAAGGGAGGTTATGACTGGCTTCATGTGTTCATAGCCTCCTTTATTATCTTTTTTCAAAGCCTCCTTTAAAGGTGgatgaaaatgttttgaaatagaaattaatacctgaagaaaatgatacaacTACATACTTCTAAGTGGATACATTTAAGCTATGTGATTATCTCcattatttacaaaatatttttggacATTTTACCTTGGAAGTTACATGTGGAATTATTGTTTAGGAATTTAATTTTTCGTTAAACTTTTAGCCACAGCTTTGTAGATAACAAAAACTAGACTCAGATTGTCAACCATATTTGAGAACTGACATTATGCATTCATAACgcacagaaaaacaagaaatcattAAAGATAAAAAAAGTGCAAGTTAAATAAAAAAGCACACACTTTGAACTGTTTTTGAACTGAAAACATTTTCAGGAGACAAATATTCCAAAAGGCCTACCTCCATGAGTGTTTCCCTGAGATTTAATCTTTTTTCTATAAGTTGACCATGTTCCTTAAGAAAGGTGCAGAGAAACAAACTGAGGTTTTGAATAAAATTCTGTTCATCATCTTTTCCATTTGAGTATGCTAATCGAATATTGGTATTTAAAGGAAGCATCTGTAAGTTTAAAAATGGAATGTTAGTTTGCATTTAATATAATAACCAACAAACTCTATTATATGCCTATTTCCCTGTGACCTAGGTTTCATTTTTCTCCAAACAAAAATGTTGCAAATAAACTACCTATCAGACTTTTCCCTCCTTAGTgacagtgaaaatgaaaatatgcaatTCCTTCACTCAGATCACAAACACTGAGTAAACTAGGATTTATGATTAACATTCTAGATCACTTCAAAGATACCTAATTAAGCCAGTTAGAAAAATATTCTTTTGACATGCATGATTTTCACAGTAAATTCAAGCTTACAAATTCTATAGGAATACATTGTTATGACTGTCCTAAAACCTTTAGTTCCCACAAAAAAAAAGCCTAGCTTACCACTGATTTTCATAAAACAAATATAGTATTCTCAATACAATCTATCTCAAACACAGAGATATAAGAAAATGAATCCAACACTTTCTAAGGCACTAAAACTGCACATCATTACCTGTTTTAGCTGCATCATTGTCAGTGTAAATAGTGTTACAAATTGTTCCTCATACTGGCTTACACTCACACCAGCAATCTCAGTGAGGCACTTCAGAGAGACATTTCGAAACATTGGAACATTAaggaactatttttttaaaaagaaaaaaaataaatagaacaaagCACATGTTACTGAAGATTAACATTTCAAGCATTTAACAATCAGATAGTCATGTGTCATGTGTCAAACAGGTAagtaaaaaatgcttattttgcaAATCTATATTGGCTCTCTCTTAATAGTTAGCATTAAAATGAACGCACGGAAAGCATCTTTATTCTCCTGCTGAGAAGGCACACAAGTGGCATAGGCAGCAATCAGAGAATGGCAGTTTGGTAATTACTAAAAGCCTTAACACATTACGTTCCACTTTCATGTATACGGGACATGAAACTGACTGAAATCCAGAGGCCACTTTTATAGCATAATGGACTGAGTCATCACGAGGGTCTTATATGGCAGTCCTGGTTATTGACTTGAGATCCATCTCTCTGTTGATGTGCTTGGAAGGGTATAAGTGAACGGGTTGGGATCTTACACCCAAAGACTTTAACTGGAAGAAGTCCCCAGCTGCAGGGTGCCCTCCCATGACTATTGTGCTgatctggggagtaaacccattgattaaagatttctctttctcccttgatttctacctctgctttttttttttaaagatttatttattttattacaaagtcagatacacagagaggaggagagacagagaggaagatcttccatccgatgattcactccccaagtgagccacaacgggccggtgctgtgccgatccgaagctgggaaccaggaacctcttctccaggtctcccacgtgggtgcagtggcccaatgcatcgggccgtcctcaactgctttcccaggccacaagcagggagctggatgggaagtggagctgccgggattaaaaccggtgcccatatgggatcccggggcgttcaaggcgaggactttagctgctaggccatagcgCCGGGCCCTCTACCTCTGCTTTTAAATATAGTTTTTAACTTAAGAAAAAACACTTAAATTGAGCAGTAACACcaccacttaaaaaaaatttaaagtattgTCTTGGAAGGATTTGCAGAATTAACACAAAAAGGATAGATTCAGGCAACAAATATCTGCTAAAACTTCTTGTGTTTATAATCCTAACTCTTTGCTTTTGCAcacaataaaacaattaaaagtgGTCACAGtattggtggtgggggggggggccttGTCACCATGttaaagaccaggatggagttctaagttgctggctttgccctggcccagtccttgccTGTTAGTCATTTATGGAATGATCCAACGGATAGAAGAAATCTCTGTCCTTTTATATaaatactaaaagaaaaagaaaaaatgtacttGTTGATGTGATAATTCTCCTTGtgcagatttatagaaagcaaATAACTGTGGCATGTTAAACATCCCATATTCTCAAGAATGTTACTGAGAGTGAACAGATGATTGGCCAAATGACTGAGAAGTTACAATGTACACATTCCTTATTAGGTGTCACGATTTTATCACTTCCTTAGATTCCAGCTTCACTAGGAAGTGGTAAATTCCTGGAATTGGGTTCCAATTACCACATGGAAAGCTTTTATATTCTGGGCCCTTATgggaatttgaggaatgaaccaccagaGGGAAGATGATCTCTCCTTCCACCCCAACTTctcaactgaaaaacaaaacaggtgaCCAAACATAACCAAACCTGTTCATTAAGCTGCATTCATGAGGCTGGCACCATGACATAGCaggttagcttcctgctaaggccccattctgatccagctgcccaaTACTATGCTTCAGAAGCCACAGGAATGGGCCCTGAGTGCTTAAGtcaggcccacctccagccaaAGTGGCCACTGGGGAACGAACGGGCAGGTGGAAGTGTATCTCTATCTCGACAGGGTTATCTATCTCTACAACTCTCTGCCATTTcaaaacaaaagtttaaaaaatttaataaactAAATTCATGAAATTACAGAAGTGCAGTAATAAAATcacaacattttgaaaaattacaaGCAAAAATCATAGTAAGATCTTATTGTACATCCTTACCTCAGAAACTACATTGAATATGGAGAAAGAACTCTATATCTAAAAAGAATATACACAATTAAGCATTGATAAATATAACTTACATGTATTCACTTTACCTTATAAATTAATGTGCTAATCAACTTGGTCTCAAAAATATATCCCAGTGGAATCCAGTTTAGAAACCTGAGCAATGTTTCTAAGGTTGCATGTACAAGTGGAGCATTTTGAGAATTCTCCTGTAACAGAAACATACCtgtaagtaatttttttctgtgattcatttttcaaaattaaattaaggGCAGGCGTTTGGCCTAGCAGACTCTTGTAACCCACAGTGAAATGCATGGGTTTAATTCGTAACTTCAGCCACATACACCACCTTCGTAAATAAGGCAGATCCTGTTAGGCAGCAGTAGAGGCTAAAAATTGGATTCCTGACAACAAAATAAAAGGTCCAGATAGAATTTGGAATTCCTGGTTTCGGCCTTGGCCAAACCTCAGCTGCTGAAAGCCTaaagggagtgatccagcagctAGTAACCTTTACCTGCCTCTTGGCTCTAGGGtctcaaatataaacaaaaaagtaaataaataaaagcacttACCATCACAAACTGACATAGTTGAAATATCTGTGAGAACTCATTGcacatgcttaaaaaaaaaaaagaatttaatttatACAACATATAAAAATACCAATTATTTATCTGCTAATGATTAAAGACAATCAATCTGGTTATTGAAAGACTGGATTGGcttctatttaaatatatttaaggtATTAATCAAAAACAAGCTGCCAAAACTATAAGCACTGCAGACAATGttctggcacagtgagttaaaaaCACCACCTACAGTATTAGCAtcccattcatgtcctggctgctcccttctaacgcacctggaaaagcagagaaacatgccacaagcgcttgggcccctgggaTGTATATCGAAGATCTAGGAGAAACTAGAAGCTCCTAGCACTAGACTATCCCAGCCTGGAGCACTCGAGCAACTACGGGAGTAAATAGATCAAGTATAATTTTCtggaattctttcaaataatttttaaaaagccaaacaaaaacaaaacccccgAAACCAATCTATATGCACCAGAGACAGGATTGTGGCACGGTGGCCCcagcctgcaatactggcattccaAATAGCACTGGTTGAGTACTGGTTGCGcaaattccaatccagctccctactactgcACTTAGGAGGGCATCCGAACATGGGTAAGTGCTAGTGTccccagcatccaggaggggaaaccagatggagttataggctcctgcctttggcttggccatTGAGTCAATTTGAGGACTGAAAAAGTAGTTAGATGAAACATCACTATGTCTCTACCTCTCTtgctgtgactctgcctttcaaagaaatgaatcctAAAACTAcaacaaaacaatcaaaaaatctcaggcccagcacaatggcttcaTGGCTAAATTCTCGCgttgcaggagccaggatatcATGAGGGCACTAGTTCgcaacctggctgctccacttcccattatgTCTGTGAAAACAGAATAGGGTGGCACAaaacactgggaccctgcatccatgtagaagattcagggaaagttcctggctcctgattggatTGGCTATTGCAGAactgacaaaacaaaacacagacaaATGAAGAGTTCTGTTGGAGCCAGTGTTGcagagtagttgatcaatttccAGCTtccaatactggcatcccatagcttctcggccttttggctaagatcaagtgcaatactggcatcctatatggtgcTCTACCTCAATCCAGCttcttaatggcctgggaaatgcagcaaaagatgcccccaaatatctgggcccctagcaccatgtggaagacccaaaagaagcgcctggcttcagcctggcccatcaaACATCTCTCTCCAACTATATaaatctaaaacagaaatttcagaTGATACATGGTTGTAAGTGACTTCTTTAAAAGCTGTGACTATAAAGTCACCACGTAAATCAATACTGAATAACTTAGCAGTTGTcaaaaaaacacaattaaaaaaatcatccaaaGTTCTATAAAGATttaccatttattttaaaatgcttaaaatagcGTAATTATTTAAACCACTGAACAAAATTACTTGCCTGTCTTTTAAATGCTTAGCTTTCACTTGAGTTATCTGTCCGCTAGAGAAATCAAATACTTCTTCACTCAGGAGCTTAAGAATCACCATATTATTTTGACAAAGACTTTCACTGGTCCTACTTGCTCCAACAATGTCACTGATAAAAGTTGGCCAATGCTTGGGCCACTCTTGTTTCAGTATCTAAAATACAGACATTAAGTGTTAATTTCAATCAACTTCTCAGAGGCAAGTAAAGCAACcctcaaataaacatataaaactaTAAAATCTGTAGTAAATACCAACACTTCATTTTCTCCTATTAAGACAGGGAATGTGGCAACTTCTATAACAAATGTGGTTGTCTGCCAAATACACCAAATAGCTTTGCTCAGTTATTCTAAATGGTATTACTTGGCTTTactaagtgtgtgtgtatacatataacgCAAATCATTATTTAGCTGACAGGtgttaaaatacataaatgatgAGACATTCAAATCACAAAGTAAGGGGAACTGCAAATAGGGATTTTCTTTAACAAAAGCTATTGCAAGTCAGGACTGTGTAAGTTGTATGCTAAGGATCTTTCGGGTATTTCCAAATAAGACATTTTAACATATAATCAGTAGTTATCTTGGTGAACAAAAAATtctatataaaaattataaaaaatggtTGAAGTTTCAATGGAGTTTCATTCACATTATTGTCTGATGATTCCTATCATGGTTGAATGTACATGATATTCATCTCCTTTATTTATGTAAACTTTAACATTTGTTTCAAACAGTAAGCATAAACAAAGTATTTACTTATTCTATAAACACAATAAATTAAAGCTCACCTGAACAAGAATCATATTCAATTTTCCAATGTACACCTTTtccttctgagaaaaaaaaaaagtcagatgaaATAAGAGACTACTGTAATTTGTAACAGCATAAACACAACAGTTCCTTTTGGAACACAAGATTATATTCAGTAgtataaatatacacatttctATATCTATTTAAAAAAGGAGTTAACCTTCAGGTGGTGCAGCACACCCACAACAAAGTTACCAAAGAAACTTACCTCTACACAAGTTGGATCAGAGGATGTCTTGATAATGAGGCCGACAACAtatttttttattcctatttATAAACAAGGAATAGGAGGAAGAACAATGTGGATTAAAAAGAGATCTAATGATTTCCTAAGACACTACAATTCTCAGAATGTGGTGGGAAGTGCAGACAAATCAGGTAACAGataacttgcattttaaaaaaaaaaaccctccaactTTTAGAAATTCATCGGTGAATTTACTCTGGCTGTTACTCCTATTTTAGAAGTCTTGTTTCTTCACTAACTTTCAAAAGATGCCAcaggagctggtattgtggcatagcaagtttaGCCATGAACTGCAGATTGTCCTAGCTGCAATACTCCAGAGCTccctatgtgcctgggaaagccgaaGTTGGCTTGGGCCACTGATCCTATGGGGCTCATGGGCTTTTGCCTGGCTCAAACCCACCAGGTTTCTGACCCACATAGCCACACACATGCAGTTCTGGCTTTAGCCTAAATCATTCTCAATGTTGGCAAAATGAATTCTGGGGAATAAAGTTGCAGAGAAAAGATTCTGTCTGCATTTTGAAttaaaacagcttttaaaaaattttttttaaattatagaagCATTTTCTCAAACTGTGAAAGGAAAATAATAGTACAGTAACCTGTCACAAAAGTTAAtgacaggggcccggcggcgtggcctagtggctaaagtcctcgccttgaaagccccgggatcccataggggcgccggttctaatcccggcagctccacttcccatccagctccctgctccttgcttgtggcctgggaaagcagttgaggacggcccaatgcattgggacactgcacccgcgtgggaaacctggaagaggttccaggttcctggcttcggaccggcgcatcTGcctgctgcggctcacttggggagtgaatcattggatggaagatcttcctctctgtctctcctctctgtatatctgcctttgtaataaaatgaataaatcttaaaaaaaaaaaaaaaaaaagataatgacagGGGCcgggcaccgtggcctagcagctaaagggtATTAACACTAATGTAAACACTAATGTAAAAAGATATTTGGGCGTGGCCTaaaggcttaagtccttgccttgaatgcgccacgatcccatatggtcactgattctattcctggcagcccctcttcccatccagctccctgtttgtggcctataAAAGCAATCGAGgtcggccaaaagccttgggactctgcacccacaagggagacctggaagaagttcctggatcctggcttcggattggcatagcattggccgttgcggctcactttgggagtgaatcatggacggaggatcttcc
Coding sequences within:
- the XPO1 gene encoding exportin-1 isoform X2 codes for the protein MIRGTERKQQYYGLQILENVIKTRWKILPRNQCEGIKKYVVGLIIKTSSDPTCVEKEKVYIGKLNMILVQILKQEWPKHWPTFISDIVGASRTSESLCQNNMVILKLLSEEVFDFSSGQITQVKAKHLKDSMCNEFSQIFQLCQFVMENSQNAPLVHATLETLLRFLNWIPLGYIFETKLISTLIYKFLNVPMFRNVSLKCLTEIAGVSVSQYEEQFVTLFTLTMMQLKQMLPLNTNIRLAYSNGKDDEQNFIQNLSLFLCTFLKEHGQLIEKRLNLRETLMEALHYMLLVSEVEETEIFKICLEYWNHLAAELYRESPFSTSASPLLSGSQHFDVPPRRQLYLPVLSKVRLLMVSRMAKPEEVLVVENDQGEVVREFMKDTDSINLYKNMRETLVYLTHLDYVDTERIMTEKLHNQVNGTEWSWKNLNTLCWAIGSISGAMHEEDEKRFLVTVIKDLLGLCEQKRGKDNKAIIASNIMYIVGQYPRFLRAHWKFLKTVVNKLFEFMHETHDGVQDMACDTFIKIAQKCRRHFVQVQVGEVMPFIDEILNNINTIICDLQPQQVHTFYEAVGYMIGAQTDQTVQEHLIEKYMLLPNQVWDSIIQQATKNVDILKDPETVKQLGSILKTNVRACKAVGHPFVIQLGRIYLDMLNVYKCLSENISAAIQANGEMVTKQPLIRSMRTVKRETLKLISGWVSRSNDPQMVAENFVPPLLDAVLIDYQRNVPAAREPEVLSTMAIIVNKLGGHITAEIPQIFDAVFECTLNMINKDFEEYPEHRTNFFLLLQAVNSHCFPAFLAIPPAQFKLVLDSIIWAFKHTMRNVADTGLQILFTLLQNVAQEEAAAQSFYQTYFCDILQHIFSVVTDTSHTAGLTMHASILAYMFNLVEEGKISTPLNPGNPVNNQMFIQEYVANLLKSAFPHLQDAQVKLFVTGLFSLNQDIPAFKEHLRDFLVQIKEFAGEDTSDLFLEERETALRQAQEEKHKLQMSVPGILNPHEIPEEMCD
- the XPO1 gene encoding exportin-1 isoform X1; the encoded protein is MPAIMTMLADHAARQLLDFSQKLDINLLDNVVNCLYHGEGAQQRMAQEVLTHLKEHPDAWTRVDTILEFSQNMNTKYYGLQILENVIKTRWKILPRNQCEGIKKYVVGLIIKTSSDPTCVEKEKVYIGKLNMILVQILKQEWPKHWPTFISDIVGASRTSESLCQNNMVILKLLSEEVFDFSSGQITQVKAKHLKDSMCNEFSQIFQLCQFVMENSQNAPLVHATLETLLRFLNWIPLGYIFETKLISTLIYKFLNVPMFRNVSLKCLTEIAGVSVSQYEEQFVTLFTLTMMQLKQMLPLNTNIRLAYSNGKDDEQNFIQNLSLFLCTFLKEHGQLIEKRLNLRETLMEALHYMLLVSEVEETEIFKICLEYWNHLAAELYRESPFSTSASPLLSGSQHFDVPPRRQLYLPVLSKVRLLMVSRMAKPEEVLVVENDQGEVVREFMKDTDSINLYKNMRETLVYLTHLDYVDTERIMTEKLHNQVNGTEWSWKNLNTLCWAIGSISGAMHEEDEKRFLVTVIKDLLGLCEQKRGKDNKAIIASNIMYIVGQYPRFLRAHWKFLKTVVNKLFEFMHETHDGVQDMACDTFIKIAQKCRRHFVQVQVGEVMPFIDEILNNINTIICDLQPQQVHTFYEAVGYMIGAQTDQTVQEHLIEKYMLLPNQVWDSIIQQATKNVDILKDPETVKQLGSILKTNVRACKAVGHPFVIQLGRIYLDMLNVYKCLSENISAAIQANGEMVTKQPLIRSMRTVKRETLKLISGWVSRSNDPQMVAENFVPPLLDAVLIDYQRNVPAAREPEVLSTMAIIVNKLGGHITAEIPQIFDAVFECTLNMINKDFEEYPEHRTNFFLLLQAVNSHCFPAFLAIPPAQFKLVLDSIIWAFKHTMRNVADTGLQILFTLLQNVAQEEAAAQSFYQTYFCDILQHIFSVVTDTSHTAGLTMHASILAYMFNLVEEGKISTPLNPGNPVNNQMFIQEYVANLLKSAFPHLQDAQVKLFVTGLFSLNQDIPAFKEHLRDFLVQIKEFAGEDTSDLFLEERETALRQAQEEKHKLQMSVPGILNPHEIPEEMCD
- the XPO1 gene encoding exportin-1 isoform X3, with protein sequence MILVQILKQEWPKHWPTFISDIVGASRTSESLCQNNMVILKLLSEEVFDFSSGQITQVKAKHLKDSMCNEFSQIFQLCQFVMENSQNAPLVHATLETLLRFLNWIPLGYIFETKLISTLIYKFLNVPMFRNVSLKCLTEIAGVSVSQYEEQFVTLFTLTMMQLKQMLPLNTNIRLAYSNGKDDEQNFIQNLSLFLCTFLKEHGQLIEKRLNLRETLMEALHYMLLVSEVEETEIFKICLEYWNHLAAELYRESPFSTSASPLLSGSQHFDVPPRRQLYLPVLSKVRLLMVSRMAKPEEVLVVENDQGEVVREFMKDTDSINLYKNMRETLVYLTHLDYVDTERIMTEKLHNQVNGTEWSWKNLNTLCWAIGSISGAMHEEDEKRFLVTVIKDLLGLCEQKRGKDNKAIIASNIMYIVGQYPRFLRAHWKFLKTVVNKLFEFMHETHDGVQDMACDTFIKIAQKCRRHFVQVQVGEVMPFIDEILNNINTIICDLQPQQVHTFYEAVGYMIGAQTDQTVQEHLIEKYMLLPNQVWDSIIQQATKNVDILKDPETVKQLGSILKTNVRACKAVGHPFVIQLGRIYLDMLNVYKCLSENISAAIQANGEMVTKQPLIRSMRTVKRETLKLISGWVSRSNDPQMVAENFVPPLLDAVLIDYQRNVPAAREPEVLSTMAIIVNKLGGHITAEIPQIFDAVFECTLNMINKDFEEYPEHRTNFFLLLQAVNSHCFPAFLAIPPAQFKLVLDSIIWAFKHTMRNVADTGLQILFTLLQNVAQEEAAAQSFYQTYFCDILQHIFSVVTDTSHTAGLTMHASILAYMFNLVEEGKISTPLNPGNPVNNQMFIQEYVANLLKSAFPHLQDAQVKLFVTGLFSLNQDIPAFKEHLRDFLVQIKEFAGEDTSDLFLEERETALRQAQEEKHKLQMSVPGILNPHEIPEEMCD